From Pyxidicoccus xibeiensis, the proteins below share one genomic window:
- the ligA gene encoding NAD-dependent DNA ligase LigA, which translates to MDDFKKAEARARELRTELAHHNYRYYVLDSPEISDAQYDKLMRELQALEDQHPSLQTPDSPTQRVGGAAVEEFGEVVHRVPMLSLANIFDDEGLVEFDERIRKLVSLPSVTYVCEPKLDGLAISLRYEKGTFVQGATRGDGTKGEDVTSNLRTIRSLPMELLPQGGVKVPALLEVRGEVFIRKVDFQKLNEKREEEGEPLFANPRNAAAGSLRQLDPKETAARPLSIYLYECVPGDGVPDFKSHIEKLEYLKTLGLPINRYRRSEGIDGVRESHDASLKGRHELPFEVDGMVVKVDDEDLRRRLGQVSKSPRWAVAYKFPPEEESTEVQDIGIQVGRTGALTPVAHLKPVKVGGVTVARATLHNEDELRRKDVRKGDTVFVRRAGDVIPEIVSVVLSKRPKDSSPFEFPKHCPVCGAVAVKDEDGAIIRCTGASCPAQLVEKIRHFASRIAMDIEGLGDKLAAQLVATGSVKTFADLYALTKEKLLTLERMGDKSADNLLASVERSKQTTQRRFLYSLGIRHVGDATAKALAEAFPDVRQLFTASLDDITRVKDVGPVMAQVIHAFFQEPQNREAVEALLRAGVSPAAPQVASGGPFVGKTVVLTGAMTGMTREQAKEEVERRGGKVAGSVSRKTDFVVAGDDAGTKLKKAQELGVRILDEQAFLQLLQSNARG; encoded by the coding sequence GTGGACGACTTCAAGAAAGCCGAAGCCCGAGCCCGCGAGCTCCGCACCGAGCTGGCGCACCACAACTACCGCTACTACGTGCTCGACTCCCCGGAGATCAGCGACGCGCAGTACGACAAGCTGATGCGCGAGCTGCAGGCGCTGGAGGACCAGCACCCCAGCCTCCAGACGCCGGACTCGCCCACCCAGCGCGTGGGCGGCGCGGCCGTGGAGGAGTTCGGGGAGGTGGTCCACCGCGTCCCCATGCTGTCGCTGGCCAACATCTTCGACGACGAAGGGCTGGTGGAGTTCGACGAGCGCATCCGCAAGCTGGTGTCGCTGCCCAGCGTCACCTACGTCTGCGAGCCCAAGCTCGACGGCCTGGCCATCTCCCTGCGCTACGAGAAGGGCACCTTCGTCCAGGGCGCCACGCGCGGCGACGGCACCAAGGGCGAGGACGTCACCTCCAACCTGCGCACCATCCGCAGCCTGCCCATGGAGCTGCTCCCCCAGGGCGGAGTGAAGGTGCCCGCGCTGCTGGAGGTGCGCGGCGAGGTCTTCATCCGCAAGGTGGACTTCCAGAAGCTCAACGAGAAGCGCGAGGAGGAGGGCGAGCCGCTCTTCGCCAACCCGCGCAACGCCGCCGCGGGCAGCCTCCGCCAGCTGGACCCGAAGGAGACGGCCGCGCGCCCGCTCTCCATCTATCTATACGAGTGCGTCCCCGGCGACGGCGTGCCCGACTTCAAGTCGCACATCGAGAAGCTGGAGTACCTCAAGACGCTCGGCCTGCCCATCAACCGCTACCGGCGCTCGGAAGGAATCGACGGCGTGCGAGAGTCGCATGACGCATCCCTGAAGGGCCGGCACGAGCTGCCCTTCGAGGTGGACGGCATGGTGGTGAAGGTGGACGACGAGGACCTGCGCCGCCGCCTGGGCCAGGTCTCCAAGAGTCCGCGCTGGGCCGTGGCCTACAAGTTCCCGCCCGAGGAGGAGTCCACGGAGGTGCAGGACATCGGCATCCAGGTGGGCCGCACCGGCGCGCTCACCCCGGTGGCGCACCTGAAGCCGGTGAAGGTGGGCGGCGTCACCGTCGCGCGCGCCACGCTGCACAACGAGGACGAGCTGCGCCGCAAGGACGTGCGCAAGGGCGACACCGTCTTCGTGCGCCGCGCCGGAGACGTGATTCCGGAAATCGTCTCCGTGGTGCTGTCCAAGCGCCCCAAGGACTCCAGCCCCTTCGAGTTCCCCAAGCACTGCCCGGTGTGCGGCGCGGTGGCGGTGAAGGACGAGGACGGCGCCATCATCCGCTGCACGGGCGCGTCCTGCCCCGCGCAGCTGGTGGAGAAGATCCGCCACTTCGCCAGCCGCATCGCCATGGACATCGAGGGCCTGGGCGACAAGCTGGCCGCCCAGCTCGTGGCCACGGGCTCGGTGAAGACCTTCGCCGACCTCTATGCGCTGACGAAGGAGAAGCTGCTGACGCTGGAGCGCATGGGGGACAAGAGCGCGGACAACCTCCTGGCTTCGGTGGAGCGCTCCAAGCAGACCACCCAGCGCCGCTTCCTCTATTCGCTGGGCATCCGCCACGTGGGGGACGCCACGGCGAAGGCGCTGGCCGAGGCCTTCCCGGACGTGCGCCAGCTGTTCACCGCCAGCCTGGACGACATCACCCGCGTGAAGGACGTGGGCCCCGTCATGGCGCAGGTCATCCACGCCTTCTTCCAGGAGCCGCAGAACCGCGAGGCCGTGGAGGCGCTGCTGCGCGCCGGTGTCTCCCCCGCCGCGCCCCAGGTCGCCAGCGGCGGGCCCTTCGTGGGCAAGACGGTGGTGCTCACCGGGGCCATGACGGGCATGACGCGGGAGCAGGCGAAGGAGGAGGTCGAGCGGCGCGGCGGCAAGGTGGCTGGAAGTGTCTCGCGCAAGACCGATTTCGTGGTTGCGGGCGACGATGCCGGTACCAAGCTGAAGAAGGCCCAGGAACTCGGGGTAAGAATCCTGGACGAGCAGGCGTTCCTGCAGCTGTTGCAGTCCAACGCCAGAGGGTGA
- a CDS encoding DUF3052 family protein — MTPYALASLPAMLGIRAGSKVSVINPPRGFVQKLNPLPDGVEFLITAQTGLDVILFFTSDAQELVQRLPALARAMALTGGIWVCWPGGEGIKTSLSEDFVRHAALDIGLVDNKICTIDATWTGLRLVRRPRGRLDKPEGRKQAPAQA, encoded by the coding sequence ATGACGCCCTACGCGCTGGCTTCCCTGCCGGCCATGCTGGGCATCCGGGCCGGGTCCAAGGTCTCCGTCATCAATCCGCCGCGGGGCTTCGTGCAGAAGCTCAACCCGCTGCCGGATGGGGTGGAGTTCCTCATCACCGCGCAGACAGGCCTGGATGTCATCCTCTTCTTCACCTCGGACGCCCAGGAGCTGGTGCAGCGGCTGCCCGCCCTGGCACGTGCCATGGCCCTCACCGGCGGCATCTGGGTGTGCTGGCCCGGCGGCGAGGGCATCAAGACGAGCCTCTCCGAGGACTTCGTCCGCCATGCGGCGCTCGATATCGGCCTGGTGGACAACAAAATCTGCACCATCGACGCCACCTGGACGGGACTGAGGCTCGTCCGCCGGCCGCGCGGGCGACTGGACAAGCCCGAGGGCCGCAAGCAGGCCCCCGCCCAGGCGTGA
- a CDS encoding acylphosphatase, translating to MSGTRRVTLRIQGKVQGVFFRESARTEAVRLGLTGWVRNRPDGSVEAVAEGEPAALEAFIGWCNRGPTQARVAGVERTDGEATGEFSHFIVERTS from the coding sequence ATGAGTGGCACGCGGCGGGTGACGCTGCGAATCCAGGGCAAGGTGCAGGGCGTCTTCTTCCGGGAGAGCGCCCGCACCGAGGCCGTGCGCCTGGGCCTCACCGGCTGGGTGCGCAACCGACCCGACGGCTCCGTGGAGGCCGTGGCGGAGGGCGAGCCCGCCGCGCTCGAAGCGTTCATCGGGTGGTGCAACCGGGGGCCGACCCAGGCTAGGGTCGCTGGCGTCGAGCGCACGGACGGCGAAGCCACCGGCGAATTCAGTCACTTCATCGTGGAGCGCACGTCATGA